One window of Pleurodeles waltl isolate 20211129_DDA chromosome 3_1, aPleWal1.hap1.20221129, whole genome shotgun sequence genomic DNA carries:
- the NABP1 gene encoding SOSS complex subunit B2 isoform X1, whose product MNGLTEGQVLIKDIKPGLKNLNLLFIVLEIGMVTKTKDGHEVRSCKVADKTGSVTISVWDEIGALIQPGDIIRLIRGYASIWKGCLTLYTGRGGGLQKIGEFCMVYSEVPNFSEFNPEYVTNSRQAKTGQGEQGNNSPPKSNGTGSQAVLASGGSNSSNCPIPSYGSSSSRAHGRGLTNGFSNHNQPFVPALSNGRDPRRTSKR is encoded by the exons ATGAATGGGCTCACCGAGGGGCAAGTCTTAATCAAAGACATCAAGCCAGGCCTGAAGAACCTCAATTTGCTGTTCATAGTGCTGGAGATAG GTATGGTTACCAAAACCAAAGACGGCCATGAAGTTAGATCTTGCAAGGTTGCTGATAAGACGGGCAGTGTTACCATTTCAGTGTGGGATGAGATTGGGGCCCTGATCCAGCCAGGGGACATTATCCGTTTAATCAGAGG GTATGCATCTATCTGGAAAGGATGCCTGACTCTCTacacaggaagaggaggagggcttCAGAAGATTGGAGA GTTTTGCATGGTGTACTCTGAAGTTCCAAACTTCAGTGAATTTAACCCAGAATATGTAACTAATTCTCGGCAAGCCAAAACT ggccaaggtGAACAGGGAAATAATTCTCCACCCAAAAGCAATG gaACTGGTTCACAAGCTGTTCTTGCATCTGGTGGATCAAATTCATCAAATTGTCCCATCCCCTCatatggtagcagcagcagcagagccCATGGACGAGGACTGACCAATGGATTTTCAAATCACAATCAACCCTTTGTACCTGCCTTAAGTAATGGAAGAGACCCGCGTAGAACATCAAAAAGATGA
- the NABP1 gene encoding SOSS complex subunit B2 isoform X2 gives MNGLTEGQVLIKDIKPGLKNLNLLFIVLEIGMVTKTKDGHEVRSCKVADKTGSVTISVWDEIGALIQPGDIIRLIRGYASIWKGCLTLYTGRGGGLQKIGEFCMVYSEVPNFSEFNPEYVTNSRQAKTVCFSAPPILPQTELFNKLSVMRAKVNREIILHPKAMELVHKLFLHLVDQIHQIVPSPHMVAAAAEPMDED, from the exons ATGAATGGGCTCACCGAGGGGCAAGTCTTAATCAAAGACATCAAGCCAGGCCTGAAGAACCTCAATTTGCTGTTCATAGTGCTGGAGATAG GTATGGTTACCAAAACCAAAGACGGCCATGAAGTTAGATCTTGCAAGGTTGCTGATAAGACGGGCAGTGTTACCATTTCAGTGTGGGATGAGATTGGGGCCCTGATCCAGCCAGGGGACATTATCCGTTTAATCAGAGG GTATGCATCTATCTGGAAAGGATGCCTGACTCTCTacacaggaagaggaggagggcttCAGAAGATTGGAGA GTTTTGCATGGTGTACTCTGAAGTTCCAAACTTCAGTGAATTTAACCCAGAATATGTAACTAATTCTCGGCAAGCCAAAACT GTCTGTTTTTCAGCTCCACCCATTTTACCCCAGACTGAGCTCTTCAACAAGCTAAGTGTAATGAG ggccaaggtGAACAGGGAAATAATTCTCCACCCAAAAGCAATG gaACTGGTTCACAAGCTGTTCTTGCATCTGGTGGATCAAATTCATCAAATTGTCCCATCCCCTCatatggtagcagcagcagcagagccCATGGACGAGGACTGA